The Mesorhizobium sp. M3A.F.Ca.ET.080.04.2.1 genome contains the following window.
TCATCGGCCTTCTCTTCATCATCAACCAGAACCTATGGAAGCAGACGGTGCAAACGCTGGTGCTGGTGGTAGCGGCGGCTGCCATGGCCATGGCGATCGGCGTGCCGCTCGGCATCTGGGCGGCGCATAAGCCGAAGGTCTATCGCTTCATGCTGCCTGTGCTGGACTTGATGCAGACGCTGCCGACCTTCGTCTACCTGATCCCGGTGCTGACCCTGTTCGGCCTTGGCAATGCGCCCGGCCTGATCGTCACCATCATCTTCGTCATCCCGACCGCCGTCAGACTTACCCATCTGGGCGTCGTCTCGGTGCCGAAGGCGATCATCGAGGCCGGCGAATCCTTTGGCGCCACCAAGAGCCAGCTTTTATGGAAGGTTGAATTGCCCTCGGCGCTGCCCACCATCATGGCGGGACTGACACAGTCGATCATGCTGTCACTGTCGATGGTGGTGTTTGCCGCGCTCATCGGCGCCGGCGGCCTCGGCACTGAAATCAACCGCGCGCTCGGCTCGCGCC
Protein-coding sequences here:
- the choW gene encoding choline ABC transporter permease subunit, yielding MDPISKFLVAYKIPIGPWGKAFFGFLTDNFDTIFRAFSNGLNFLLDGLVDILLLVPPVLLALVIAVIAWFLQRSRPLAIAVFIGLLFIINQNLWKQTVQTLVLVVAAAAMAMAIGVPLGIWAAHKPKVYRFMLPVLDLMQTLPTFVYLIPVLTLFGLGNAPGLIVTIIFVIPTAVRLTHLGVVSVPKAIIEAGESFGATKSQLLWKVELPSALPTIMAGLTQSIMLSLSMVVFAALIGAGGLGTEINRALGSRRIDLGLEAGLAIVVLAIVLDRMTRIGVGGKK